The following proteins come from a genomic window of Streptomyces sp. GS7:
- a CDS encoding RNA polymerase sigma factor, which yields MSASTSRTLPPEIAESESVMALIERGKADGQIAGDDVRRAFEADQIPPTQWKNVLRSLNQILDEEGVTLMVSAAEAPKRTRKSVAAKSPAKRTATKTVAAKTATVKKATAAAPAPLADPPAGESESVPAKKAAAKKTAAKKAVAKKTTAKKATAKKTASKKDVDELLDDDVAEETAAPGKGDAPEAAEGAESAGFVLSDDDEDDAPAQQVAAAGATADPVKDYLKQIGKVPLLNAEQEVELAKRIEAGLFAEDKLANSDKLAPKLKRELEIIAEDGRRAKNHLLEANLRLVVSLAKRYTGRGMLFLDLIQEGNLGLIRAVEKFDYTKGYKFSTYATWWIRQAITRAMADQARTIRIPVHMVEVINKLARVQRQMLQDLGREPTPEELAKELDMTPEKVIEVQKYGREPISLHTPLGEDGDSEFGDLIEDSEAVVPADAVSFTLLQEQLHSVLDTLSEREAGVVSMRFGLTDGQPKTLDEIGKVYGVTRERIRQIESKTMSKLRHPSRSQVLRDYLD from the coding sequence GTGTCGGCCAGCACATCCCGTACGCTCCCGCCGGAGATCGCCGAGTCCGAGTCTGTGATGGCGCTCATCGAGCGGGGAAAGGCAGATGGGCAGATCGCCGGCGATGACGTGCGTCGGGCCTTCGAGGCTGACCAGATTCCGCCAACCCAGTGGAAGAACGTTCTGCGCAGCCTCAACCAGATCCTCGACGAGGAGGGTGTGACGCTGATGGTCAGTGCCGCAGAGGCGCCCAAGCGCACCCGCAAGAGCGTCGCAGCGAAGAGTCCCGCAAAGCGCACCGCCACCAAGACCGTGGCCGCGAAGACGGCCACGGTGAAGAAGGCCACCGCCGCTGCCCCCGCCCCCTTGGCGGACCCGCCGGCGGGTGAGTCCGAGTCCGTGCCTGCTAAGAAGGCGGCGGCGAAGAAGACGGCCGCCAAGAAGGCGGTCGCGAAGAAGACCACGGCCAAGAAGGCCACGGCCAAGAAGACGGCGTCCAAGAAGGACGTCGACGAGCTGCTCGACGACGACGTGGCCGAGGAGACGGCGGCGCCCGGCAAGGGCGACGCTCCCGAGGCCGCCGAAGGTGCCGAGAGCGCCGGCTTCGTGCTGTCCGACGACGACGAGGACGACGCCCCCGCGCAGCAGGTCGCCGCGGCCGGTGCCACCGCCGACCCGGTCAAGGACTACCTCAAGCAGATCGGTAAGGTCCCGCTCCTCAATGCCGAGCAGGAGGTCGAACTCGCCAAGCGCATCGAGGCCGGTCTGTTCGCCGAGGACAAGCTCGCGAACAGCGACAAGCTCGCGCCGAAGCTCAAGCGCGAGCTGGAGATCATCGCCGAGGACGGCCGCCGGGCGAAGAACCACCTCCTGGAGGCCAACCTCCGACTGGTCGTCTCCCTGGCCAAGCGGTACACCGGCCGCGGCATGCTCTTCCTGGACCTGATCCAGGAGGGCAACCTCGGCCTGATCCGCGCGGTCGAGAAGTTCGACTACACCAAGGGTTACAAGTTCTCGACGTACGCGACGTGGTGGATCCGCCAGGCGATCACCCGCGCCATGGCCGACCAGGCCCGTACGATCCGTATCCCCGTCCACATGGTCGAGGTCATCAACAAGCTCGCGCGCGTCCAGCGCCAGATGCTCCAGGACCTGGGCCGCGAGCCCACCCCGGAGGAGCTGGCCAAGGAGCTCGACATGACCCCCGAGAAGGTCATCGAGGTCCAGAAGTACGGCCGCGAGCCGATCTCGCTGCACACCCCGCTGGGCGAGGACGGCGACAGCGAGTTCGGTGACCTCATCGAGGACTCCGAGGCCGTCGTCCCGGCCGACGCGGTCAGCTTCACGCTCCTGCAGGAGCAGCTGCACTCCGTGCTGGACACCCTCTCCGAGCGCGAGGCCGGCGTGGTGTCCATGCGCTTCGGCCTCACGGACGGCCAGCCCAAGACGCTGGACGAGATCGGCAAGGTCTACGGCGTCACGCGTGAGCGGATCCGTCAGATCGAGTCCAAGACGATGTCGAAGCTGCGTCACCCGTCGCGTTCCCAGGTGTTGCGCGACTACCTCGACTAA
- a CDS encoding FadR/GntR family transcriptional regulator, which translates to MLFTKDLKAVQGVADKGCVSTLAHTMMTAARPGDTGLAGPGELDRYSYANAANATGQERAERVSPVWEGSEADIGRVGRRAAGSRGRGLHGQLVQQLGQMIVSGDLGADRPLVPEEIGQRFEVSRTVVRESLRVLEAKGLVSARPNVGTRVRPVSDWNLLDPDIIEWRAYGPQRDDQRRELCELRWTIEPLAARLAAGHGREDIQQRLADMVEIMGHSAAQGDTMTFTRADVEFHTLLLQLAGNRMLEHLSGIVTSALHVSGGSGGGCERPVETSVGQHMRVVDAIGSGDATAAESAMRQLLAAHGESGAQGTGTPVDHVVPAPREH; encoded by the coding sequence GTGCTTTTCACCAAAGACCTCAAGGCCGTTCAGGGTGTCGCCGACAAAGGATGCGTGAGTACCCTTGCGCACACCATGATGACCGCGGCTCGCCCCGGCGACACCGGCCTCGCAGGCCCCGGCGAGCTTGACCGCTACTCCTACGCCAACGCCGCCAACGCGACCGGCCAGGAGCGCGCAGAGCGCGTTTCGCCGGTCTGGGAAGGCTCCGAAGCAGACATCGGCCGGGTCGGCCGCCGCGCGGCCGGCAGCCGTGGCCGCGGCCTCCACGGCCAACTCGTGCAACAGCTCGGCCAGATGATCGTCTCCGGCGATCTCGGCGCCGACCGCCCACTCGTCCCCGAGGAGATCGGCCAGCGCTTCGAGGTCTCCCGCACCGTCGTCCGCGAGTCGCTGCGTGTCCTGGAGGCCAAGGGGCTGGTCAGCGCGCGCCCCAACGTAGGCACCCGGGTGCGCCCGGTCAGCGACTGGAACCTCCTCGACCCCGACATCATCGAGTGGCGGGCCTACGGACCGCAGCGCGACGACCAGCGGCGCGAGCTGTGCGAGCTGCGCTGGACGATCGAGCCGCTCGCCGCCCGGCTCGCCGCCGGGCACGGCCGCGAGGACATCCAGCAGCGGCTCGCCGACATGGTCGAGATCATGGGCCACTCCGCCGCCCAGGGCGACACCATGACCTTCACCCGCGCCGACGTCGAGTTCCACACCCTGCTCCTCCAGCTCGCCGGCAACCGGATGCTTGAGCACCTCTCGGGCATCGTCACCTCCGCCCTCCACGTCTCCGGCGGATCCGGAGGCGGCTGCGAGCGGCCGGTCGAGACGTCCGTGGGCCAGCACATGCGGGTCGTCGACGCGATCGGTTCCGGCGACGCCACGGCTGCCGAATCCGCGATGCGCCAGCTCCTCGCCGCGCATGGTGAGTCCGGCGCGCAGGGCACCGGGACGCCCGTGGACCATGTCGTCCCCGCGCCCCGCGAGCACTGA
- a CDS encoding NUDIX hydrolase, whose amino-acid sequence MPPYDPSAFPPFAVTVDLVVLTVRRHALCALAVRRGEPPFQGRWALPGGFVRADEDLEDAAARELAEETGLHAHPEAGPPPAYGAHLEQLATYGDPKRDPRMRVVSVAHLVLAPDLPAPRAGGDAHSARWAPVDTLLEHEGSAHARDGELTTPLAFDHARILADGVERARSKIEYSSLATAFCPQEFTVGELRRVYEAVWGVALDPRNFHRKVTGTPGFLVPTGGTTTRQGGRPAQLFRAGGATLLNPPMLRPEV is encoded by the coding sequence ATGCCTCCCTACGACCCGTCGGCCTTCCCGCCCTTTGCTGTCACCGTCGACCTGGTCGTGCTCACCGTGCGCCGCCACGCCCTGTGCGCGCTGGCGGTACGCCGCGGTGAGCCGCCGTTCCAGGGCCGCTGGGCCCTGCCCGGCGGGTTCGTCCGCGCCGACGAGGATCTTGAGGACGCGGCTGCCCGGGAACTCGCCGAGGAGACCGGCCTGCACGCCCACCCGGAGGCCGGCCCGCCGCCCGCGTACGGCGCGCACCTCGAACAGCTCGCCACCTACGGTGACCCCAAGCGCGACCCCCGGATGCGCGTCGTCAGCGTCGCGCACCTGGTGCTGGCTCCCGACCTGCCCGCTCCCAGAGCCGGCGGCGACGCCCACAGCGCCCGCTGGGCGCCGGTGGACACCCTCCTGGAGCACGAAGGAAGCGCGCACGCCCGCGACGGCGAGCTGACGACCCCGCTCGCCTTCGACCACGCGCGGATCCTCGCCGACGGCGTGGAACGCGCCCGCTCGAAGATCGAATACTCCTCCCTCGCCACGGCCTTCTGCCCGCAGGAATTCACCGTCGGCGAACTCCGTCGGGTCTACGAGGCGGTCTGGGGCGTCGCCCTCGACCCCCGCAACTTCCACCGCAAGGTCACCGGCACCCCCGGCTTCCTGGTCCCCACCGGCGGCACCACGACCCGTCAGGGCGGACGCCCCGCGCAGTTGTTCCGCGCTGGCGGCGCGACCCTCCTCAACCCCCCGATGCTTCGCCCCGAGGTCTGA
- a CDS encoding glycogen debranching N-terminal domain-containing protein, giving the protein MALPSLAVSPPSGQLTGEGLEGYYRDGRRILSRCEVRAAGGEPLVVQGRLVAADRARFIGVVRRTGERGPDPEIRMERIRSADGTERITFHSSAGRPVRLPVEIRLGTDLAELGAVAVGFPGAELRAAVHGSGLRWSGTGAHAVVSATPTPQDALASAGLLRWDLELPPGGRRTVELHARLEYNTGSPRSRAHPAAYARPGQPRIPAPRPAPAGPRMRGDRPPHPWSAARLECDDHRADALMAGSLDDLRGLLMRDPAMPTDVYVAGGFPWRCGLAPAEALWTARMLLPLGTRLAASTLRTLARTQQATPGADFGRIPGPLRDAGPHAPPSCTGIEATLLFPAVLAEARRWGLPDPETERLLPAAERCLQWLRTATDPPGGGRGGYLPDPAPDGPYRCETQAHAHRAALLGADLLDACGSSGAAALRDWAADLRTRFRTDFWLEDRAGGRPAALLTGDGRPPVPHLGSTAAHLLDTGLLGGGTLALGLLDAAQTDQLARLLRGPAMDSGWGLRGLGAKETGYNPFGHRSGAVRVQETAIAAAGLAAAGHEAAAGALTRGVLDAAESFSHRLPEMYAGDQRTADGAPVPHPAACRPASVAAAGAVQMLVALAGLRPDVPSGTVAVRPLGTTPLGAMQLTGLTIAEQPFAVRISRLGMGMVEAAADGLQLRS; this is encoded by the coding sequence GTGGCCCTGCCGTCCCTCGCCGTGTCGCCCCCCTCGGGGCAGCTCACCGGCGAGGGCCTGGAGGGCTACTACCGGGACGGCCGGCGGATCCTCTCCCGCTGCGAAGTGCGGGCCGCGGGCGGCGAACCGCTCGTCGTCCAGGGCCGGTTGGTCGCCGCGGACCGCGCCCGGTTCATCGGTGTGGTCCGCAGAACGGGCGAGCGCGGGCCGGACCCGGAGATCCGGATGGAGCGGATCCGGTCCGCCGACGGCACCGAACGGATCACCTTCCACAGCAGCGCCGGCCGGCCCGTCCGGCTGCCGGTCGAAATCCGGCTCGGCACCGACCTCGCAGAGCTCGGAGCCGTCGCCGTCGGCTTTCCCGGCGCCGAACTCCGCGCCGCGGTCCACGGCTCCGGGCTCCGCTGGTCCGGGACCGGCGCGCACGCCGTGGTCTCCGCGACGCCCACACCCCAGGACGCCCTGGCCTCGGCGGGCCTGCTGCGCTGGGACCTGGAGCTGCCACCGGGCGGCCGGCGCACGGTCGAACTGCACGCCCGCCTCGAATACAACACGGGCAGCCCTCGGAGCCGCGCCCACCCGGCCGCCTACGCGCGCCCCGGCCAACCCCGTATTCCCGCCCCGCGCCCCGCCCCCGCCGGCCCCCGGATGCGCGGTGATCGTCCGCCACACCCCTGGTCGGCCGCGCGCCTGGAGTGCGACGACCACCGCGCCGACGCCCTCATGGCAGGCAGCCTCGACGATCTGCGCGGCCTGCTGATGCGCGACCCGGCCATGCCCACGGACGTCTACGTGGCCGGGGGGTTCCCCTGGCGCTGCGGCCTCGCCCCGGCCGAGGCCCTCTGGACCGCCCGGATGCTGCTCCCTCTCGGCACCCGGCTCGCCGCGAGCACCCTGCGCACCCTCGCCCGTACTCAACAAGCCACCCCAGGAGCGGATTTCGGCCGAATTCCCGGCCCTCTGCGAGACGCCGGGCCGCACGCTCCGCCGAGCTGCACGGGTATCGAAGCCACCCTCCTCTTCCCGGCGGTCCTTGCGGAGGCCCGCCGCTGGGGCCTCCCCGATCCGGAGACCGAACGGCTGCTGCCCGCCGCCGAACGCTGCCTCCAGTGGCTGCGCACGGCCACCGACCCACCGGGCGGAGGCCGCGGCGGCTACCTCCCCGATCCGGCGCCCGACGGCCCCTACCGCTGCGAGACACAGGCCCACGCCCACCGTGCCGCGCTCCTGGGCGCCGACCTCCTCGACGCCTGCGGCTCCTCCGGTGCCGCCGCACTCCGCGACTGGGCGGCCGACCTGCGCACCCGCTTCCGGACCGACTTCTGGCTGGAGGACCGCGCCGGCGGCCGTCCCGCCGCCCTGCTCACCGGCGACGGCAGGCCGCCGGTGCCGCACCTCGGCTCCACCGCCGCCCATCTCCTCGACACCGGCCTGCTCGGCGGCGGCACCCTCGCCCTCGGCCTCCTGGACGCGGCACAGACCGATCAGCTGGCCCGACTGCTGCGCGGCCCGGCCATGGATTCCGGCTGGGGCCTGCGCGGACTCGGCGCCAAGGAGACCGGCTACAACCCGTTCGGCCACCGGAGCGGCGCCGTCCGCGTGCAGGAAACGGCCATCGCCGCCGCCGGACTCGCCGCGGCCGGCCACGAAGCCGCGGCCGGCGCCCTGACCAGGGGCGTTCTCGACGCCGCGGAGAGCTTCAGCCACCGCCTCCCGGAGATGTACGCGGGCGACCAGCGCACCGCCGACGGCGCGCCCGTCCCGCACCCGGCGGCCTGCCGCCCCGCCTCCGTCGCTGCGGCCGGGGCGGTCCAGATGCTTGTCGCCCTCGCGGGCCTGCGCCCCGATGTCCCCTCGGGAACGGTGGCCGTCCGCCCGCTCGGCACCACCCCGCTCGGCGCGATGCAGCTCACGGGTCTCACCATCGCCGAGCAGCCCTTCGCCGTACGGATCAGCCGGCTGGGGATGGGAATGGTCGAGGCGGCGGCGGACGGCCTGCAACTGAGGTCGTGA